Within the Platichthys flesus chromosome 8, fPlaFle2.1, whole genome shotgun sequence genome, the region GGCCAAGGAACTGTTTAACCCGTACAGGGCCCCCAAAGGGAGGGATTTGTGCTGTTTTTAGTTCTCTCATGCCCTTCATGTTTGAAAGCAAGGTACACCAGGGATCAGCGCAAACACACATACCCGGAAtattcctcctccaccagcttaCTGTGTCCACCTGAGTAAAAGGATTGTGGTTAGCAGGACTCTTTTGTTACAGGGATTTTAAAATGGGGCAAGTTTTTTGTGCATATTAGGAAAATAGGATTGGAAGAAGGTACGAGAACATAGCTTCTCTTAGGGCTATAAATCAACATACAAAATAATACCAGTCACCAGTCTGCTCCTGCTAATGCGATTGTAGTGTCTGTATTTTGAGTTTTGTATatatcaagttttttttttctagctcCTATAATATATTTAGAGTAATTCTAAAAGTGAGTGGCAGCTAGAGCAGGTTTGTACTAGGTTTATTTCCTTTCATGGCTGCTTCAGAGACAAATGGTTGACTTCAGTCGGCGTGCTTCCTTTTAGGATTGTGTATGTTATGTAATTCATACATTTATGGTACCTTTACAGGCTCTATTGTGACATACAGATCATTATTTTCTCACTTCTCCGGGGGTGCCTTGCAGTCACTGTTTTGTAACCGAGAAAGAAAATGCCGGCCAATGCAGCCTGACGTCtgttccctccttctctctctctctctctctctcttgctctcacgcactcttcttctctcagcacacacacgcactcataGCTGATGGGATTAGTGTTTTAGTGCTTTGGCTTAATGAGAACGCCTGTGTGGAGGGGCAGGGGATGGGGTGATGATCATGTGTCCAACCCTTGTACTACCACATTTTTCCAACAGAGGGACCAGTTTCACTGTCTCTCCAACCTCTGCTCCCTCCGGCTCAGCTTGTCTCCCCCATACAGTAGGATTAAATGATGCAGTGCTATTGGCAGTGgattcttagtttttttttaactgaggcTTAGCTCTTTGTATTCAGTATAGTTTTGAGACTCATCTTAAAGAGGCAGTTTTGCGGTCATAGATTTTTaagggattttctttttgttatttcaGTGCATCTTTTGTAAATCGCACATTTCCTGGCACCACAGGCATCACTGTCCGCCTAGACAACAGCGTGCACACATTTCATCTTCTGCGGCACTAAACTAAAGCTTTATGATACAAGATTTTAGTTAGAGAAGCAGATATGGAAACTTCTGGTTCACAGTCTTtgtttatgaatataaataatgatCTTTCTCCTTTCAttctaaatgttttaatgtgagACACATTGAACTTTACCTTTAAGTCAGTAGTTACAGTCATTGTAACCTGAGTGCTGCCATTGCCCTCAGTCTGTGCATCTGTTTATCAAAGCTCCTGACGGCTGTTTTTGTGCCATTTCCAAATGAGTGGAGACAACAGCAGAAGATGTTCTGACATTTTCCAAGACAAAATAGATTTGTCCTTAGATAGCATTTGCGgcattgtatttattgttttactcagcctttgtctgtgtgtgtgtcagtgtgcatACATGCCTACAGGCTTGAATGCCCTTTAAGTTTGCATGTCTGCCTGTATGTATATGTTTTGAGCGAGGGAGTGATGTATTCGATCATTCTTCATGATAGCCCAGCCATGACCCGTTTCACTGTGGGATCgcacagaaagagagacgggGTCCATACTTGGGAAGTATCATGAATGAGTTTTAGAGTGGCCACTTACAGTACTAATGAGGATGAGTCTTAGAATATTATTAATTTGGTGGCCATCTTGCATAATTGATGGGGCGGGGTGATGGGTGAGAGGGGTGTTAATAATCTACTAGAGAGAATGAGCAAAGAGGGAGTCTCAGTTTTTACAATCTGAATTATCTCTCTTCCCATCACAAGTCtaaataaacaatacattttttccaccgtatttgtttgtttgtttattttgtctatCTGCCTGCTAAGGGCATGAGGTCTTGTGTTTCCACTTGAGATTCTATGCCCCAGGGCCAGTCCTCAGCTGGGCCACTGGATGTCTGACAGAGGCGCAGCTGGTGCCACTCTACAATGAAAAATATAGGCGAGAGACATTTCTAGGAGAATATTAAGAGGTTGGACGAGGGTTGAGAATACAAAACAGGTAAATTAATTTATGAGGAGGTGCGGGGGGATATTTTTATGCCAACCtggaaaaaaaagtgagaaaagaaTACTAATTATCCAATTAGCTCTTTGAAATTGGTGTTTGTTGATGCATAACATGCGTCTGTCTGCAGGTGGATTAATGGTGATAACTTCATCTGCAGAACTCCTGAGTGGGAAATGAAATAATCCAAAGCTCGGTGGCATGCAATTAACACTGAAACAGATGGGACTATTTAATAATGGCCTGTGTACCAGAGAGCTGCagtgacatttcaaaaacatCAGAAGAGCataaaggaaggagaggaggagaatgagcCATACAGGTGGAAAGGTCATGTGTAAATGCTGGTCTCTGTTTGGTGTTGACGAGATAAacgtctctgtgttttcacttttgtgTTATTGCTGCAAGACGGAGGTTCAAGATGTCCCACCGGGAAAATCTGCTAAATGTCACGGTTAGCATGGCAGACCGACATGTGGACCCATATGAGACTGTTAGCCCCGGCTGAAAGAAACTGTCTTATCACTGCTGCTCAGAAATGAGGGATGTTTGCAGAGACACAAATCCGTGCCATGGGAAACAGGGGCCATTTAGTGtgtttcacagcagcaggacttTACATAAAGGCAAAGTGATGCCAttggaaaacacaatgttttttttactgaccAGTAGCAggaataatttaattttcaattATACTAAAAGACCGTAGCTATAAGCCAACACGcattgagccccccccccctgcaggtgaaATCTGATCAGCCCCTAAAGTGCCCCTGTCCTATCAATAGTCACTACTAACTAGTCACCTACTAACAATTAATGAATATGGCAATTGAATCAAAGCAATAGAGCTAACGGTAAACAGGAAATTACTTTAAAGTGCTCCTCACTGAATCAGGAACTGTGTATGGATGTTGCATATATAACATCATgtcccctctgtgtaaattgtggctcTTTTTcagaaatggtaaatggtctgtatttacataTCCACCACTGCATGAAGTCTTTTATTAACGCACTGCGTAAAATGGCATGTTTTGTAATAATTTGTCTTCCGTCGACGGACATTTGGCTGCTTTTGCAATTCCCCATTacgccacctcctcctcgtcgcCTCCGAGTGTGAAGAGTTGCTCCATCCTCTATAGCAGCATCCGAAGTGACTCACTGTCTCGGTCTCCCGGGATGCCAAGTGCAGTGGTCGCCGTGGGCATGGGTGAGAATGAgcgagaaaagaaaaagattatGTAGGCGGTGGACGCTCATCTCATCTTGGCCCAGTGGACAGGGTGAACCAAGAGGGTCTCATAAGGCCATTTCTTCACAGCACAGCTTGTATAAATAGGTCTGATGGATCAAATCAACACAGCATGGATGTGTTATATGTGTGCAGCCTACGCTAGATTCAGCCATGTCTCTGCTCGgaacaatttgtttttgtgttcttgGTGGATCTCAACAAGAGCTTTCTCTGTGAAACTGCGAACATGATTGTTGCATGATTGTGTTCTGCAGATGTCCCCCCCACTGCTTAGATAAACAGTGTGCAATGATCGTCCTCTCATGTCATGTTGACGGAATTAGGGTTAAAGTCTTTCAAATTAATATGcatcagatttaaatctgattttAATTGAGGTACATGGGGACCGAGGCTGGAGTAATTAAAGGGCACCCTGAGCAGGATGATTTGGGTGTTAGTGTCGCCACCTGCTACACCACACATGCGTAGTTCAGACTGTCTGCAGATTACAGGAGGTATTAGTTGGAAGATTGGATTTGCATCAtgtgtgttttatcatttgaaattaCAACACTGGTTCCTGGTGAACGTCTTCGAGTCTGGTGAAATCAATAGTTAAGATTATAAAGATTCAGTTTCAGAGATAATGTGCTTAATCTAAAATATATGTGCCTGGTCGCAGTTTATGTCCCTTACCGTTGCTGCTTGTTTTAATGGCTGTTGCTATTGCCAGATGTGGAGACGAGTCACATCTGGAGCACCTTGTCTGTGACCCCAGTTAACGACATTAACCTCATGACAACAGAAGTGTTGTGCTTTGttctttaaaaatgaattcaagAATATATGTAGGATTCaatgacacattcaaatatgttaaataaGCCGGATCGAAACATGTAACATTTACAAGGGGTGAGAAAAAAACGAAAAATTCAGTGcaagaggagaagcagcttcATCCTCAGCCCCActaaagacaaacagacaaagtaaCACTGCATCACTGCCGCTTAGTTCACATGTCtccttattattatatttgttgtGACATTTAACTGATTGTCACATAACCATTGTCAAACGTACTTCATGGTCCCTCACTCTGAACAGTACAATAGCTCCTGTTATAAATCCTCATGCATTGATCTATTTTGCAGCTTGGTTGTGTTTCCTTTTAGTTTGAATTTTCTGTAATTATTTTTCCGATTTCATTCTGGCTATTTGTTGGTTTGCGTCAGTGAGGAGGTCTAATCTCCAGGCTGCTTCATAAATCAGTTTTGCAGCGCACAATAAAAAGGGCGGTGGCGCTGacaaaaagaggtgaaaaagcGATTGTTTGCCTTTCATTTGCAAGATATCAGTGTGCGGTTGTCACTGGGCGCTCATATGTAGATCTAGATGATAAAACTCCgtggttttctgtcttttggGAGTTTAAATTTATTAGATGGTGCGCGATCGTTTTTATCGGAGGTGCTGAAATGCAGCCAGCATCGTTTCAGCGAgtgcctccccctccccttttgCCCACAGACACCATCACCACatagcagagagagaaggagggggggggagaaggagacCAATAGGCAGCATCAGTGGAGGGAGTCAGCGTTGCCAGGAGCAGAGAGaatttttaaaaacaccacACAGGCGGACAAAGGAAAACATGGAGGCACAGGGGAAAAGTCCCTTAAAACAGGCACCGGGGAGAAGGCTCTGGTCCTCCCGCACATAGCGTGAGCTACGTACGGACTATTCCCTTGTTTTTAATGAGGTGGGTGGGGACGCACAGTGAGCCGAAAAGGCGGAAAGATTTCTCCAGCCCGTCTGCACATTCCGGCCGCCTGCGATGGCTGTGACAGCGCGATGCAGTTACAGTGTAAAGGAGAACGTGCCCTTttctctgtatttgtttattttcgtGGTCGGTGGCCTCACAAACGCACAGATTCGATACTCCATcccggaggagctggagaacgGGGCACTGGTCGGTGACATCGTCCGGGATCTGGGTCTGGACCTGAGAAAACTTTCCACCCGACGCATACGAATCACGACGGACAGCGGACGGAGGTATTTCACCATCAATCACAAAACCGGAAAGCTGGTGGTGAGTGACCGCATTGACCGAGAGACAGTTTGTGAATTCAGTGGCACCTGTTCCCACAACCTGGAGGTGGTGTTGGAGAACCCGCTCGAGGTGCACAACGTGGAGGTGGAGATCTTGGACGTGAACGACAACGCGCCGCAGTTCCCTCGAGACGAGTATCAGCTCGAGGTGTCGGAGTCCGCTCTCACAGGGTCGCGGTTCCACATCGAGGGAGCTCAGGACGCAGATGACGGCTCAAACTCCGTGAAGCAGTACAGACTCAGCCCTAACGAGCACATCACCCTGGACTCCATTAAGCCCTTTTCCAATAATAAGCACATCGAGCTCATCCTGAAAAAACCCTTCGACCGCGAGCAGATTCCCTCTCATGAGCTAATCCTGACAGCAGTGGATGGAGGCACCCCACAGCGAACGGGCACGGCCAAAATCAATGTACGTGTCCTTGATGCAAATGACAACGTGCCTGTCTTTGACAACTCCGTGTACAAAGTTAAACTGTCTGAAAACTCTCCAAAGGGCGCACTGGTGATCAAGCTGAATGCAACAGACACCGATGAAGGCTCCAATGGGGACGTTTTCTACTCCTTCAGCAGTTACACACCTGAGAGAGTCAGACAGATGTTTTCcatggacacagacacaggagaaATCCGAGTGAAAAACAATATAGACTATGAGGAAACCAACTCCTATGAAATGTACATACAGGCAATGGACAAAGGGCCAGCTCCTGTGGCAGTGCATTGCAAAGTAGTTGTAGAAGTTTTGGATGTCAATGATAACATTCCTGAGATTGtgctgtcctctctctccagccctGTGCGTGAAGACGCCCGGGCTGACACGGTTGTGGCATTGATCAGCGTGAATGACCGGGACTCTGGACCAAACAAACAAGTGACCCTGGATATCATGCCCAATTTGCCATTTAAGATCAAGTCCTTCCGCAATCACTATACCATTGTCACATCCGCCTTCTTGGACAGGGAGACCATCTCATCCTACAATGTCACCGTCAACGCTGTGGACGGAGGCATCCCACCCCTGTCATCCCAGATGACCTTTAAGGTGCACGTGGCAGACGTGAATGATAATCCACCTCGTTTTGAACAGACCTCATACACTGTTTATATTACAGAGAACAACGCTCCCGATGCATCTCTATGTGTTGTTAAGGCCACAGACACTGACGCTGCAGAAAATGCACGCATCACCTATACTGTCCTCAATGACAACAACCACGGTATCCCTGTAGCCAGCTATGTCAGCATCAAACCCGATACAGGCAAGGCTTATGCCCTGCGAGCCTTTGACTTTGAGAAGCTGAGAGAATTTCATTTCCAGGTGAAAGCCCAGGACAACGGAATGCCTCCCCTCAACCGTGTAGCCACGGTGTATGTTTACGTTATGGACCAGAATGACCATAAGCCCAAGATAGTCTACCCACCGGCCAATGGGAGCCGCACAACAGAGACGCTGATTAAAAATGCTGAAGCAGGAGCGTTGGTTAGCAAGGTGACAGCGTGGGATGGTGATGCAGGGCAGAATGCTTGGCTGCTCTATTCCCTGGAGCAGACCAACACAGACATTGACCTTTTCAAGGTGCATGAGCACACAGGTGAAATCCGCACCACAAGGCGTGTCATCGAGGACAACTCCACTTCCTTCATCCTGAAAGTGTCGGTGCATGATAACGGCCTGCCGCCACTCTCCTCCACCGCTACCATCCATGTGTACGTGATGGAGCTGCCTCCAAAGTTGGCCCCTGACCCCAAACGCATCATCAGGCCCAACAGCCCCTTAATGTTTTCCAATGTCACACTCTACCTCATCATTGCCCTGAGTGCCACAACTTTCGTGTTCCTGGTCACCATCTTTGTCCTAGCCATCGTGCGGTGTCATGCCTACTGTACCCAGCCTGGCTCCTGCTCCCCATGTTGCATTTCCAAGAAGAGTGTTCCAGAGGGGAGCACCTCAGCTGGTGGTGTTGCAAGTGGAGGAAGAACTGCGGGTGGAGCAGATGGTGGGCAGCAAAACATCAATGCGGCCCAGCGACGTGACCTCAAAGGGGAACCGCATTACATTGAAGTGCGGGGAAATGGGTCTTTGACCAAAACATACTGTTACAAGACATGCCTGACTGCCACATCAGGAAGTGACACTTTTATGTTCTACAACACGGGACGGCCTCATAGTGGCACCTGGGGCTCAGGCTACGTCACCAGCCACAGTGGACAAAGCCAGATATGTGTACGGCGTCTCAGTATGCCAGACGCAGCTGCCATTCAGGTCGGTCTGCTGCgatctctgtgtttgttgtttcagatTGCCTCACAACAGTAAAGGACACAAAGCgcaaaaagccataaaactCTCAATAAATTCTCAGTTATGGTTGAGACTTTTCTCTAGGGCAGTGTTCAGGCAGTAGGATTGCAGTTGACAATTACAGGTCTGAAGCTGTTAAAGCTGTTTCATCtggtgttttatgttttttttatgcattttccTGCTGCTTGATTcgatagtttgtttttttctagaaCATAGTGGTATGAACATTTACTAGGTATTTCTATCACTTGCATCCAAGATGAGAATATCTAAGAACACTTGTGCCAGTCTAAGGATTTGCTTAGTCTTTTAAGTTCCAAGAAAAAGCTAGCAGCACCTTATCTACGGTTACATCATTGCCTTAAGATTTATCGACCGGGCTGTATCCTAATATTAAATACAAGTGTGGGTAGCTTCTgtgggatgtgtgtgttgtgggcaTGCACACTTAGATTTGgtcgctctgtctctgctccctttttcttaatctttaattctcttttaaaaaacagacagattTCATTGGCTTATTCACATATGACCCCAACACTCAGTGTTATTTGTCGGCTTTGGGGCTGTGTGCCTCAATAAGTCCAATATGTCCACAGGGCTTTCAGTGGTCATCTCTGTAGGGAGGCAGAGTCTGGGAAATAGTGCAACCGTCGCCAGCTACAGGGGCAACCAGTCCCACTGCACCAAAATAATCATCTTCTGGTCACGTACGTCTCTGGTGCTGAACAGAAAGCCAGAGTTTGAGAATCAGTTAAAGAGCCAAGTCTTTGGCACATGTACTTTGCCTTGAGATTCATCTAAATCAGAGGAtgatttattattgtcattGCGTAAGGTTGATGCCTAAATATGCATAATTTGcagttataataaaacaatgaattaatagaataacacaaacattatttgttttcttcatcatGGTGTTTGTCCCAGAGCCTCAGTGGGTGTGTCTCTTCAGTGCAGAATAGGATGTGGGATAAAATATGTGATAAAAAGAGTAACGATAAAGGAATGGTTCTTTTATCATCTGACCAGCTCCTCATTAAATGTCAATCATGTTTGTTCGTGCCATGTAATTAAGTGGCAGCGATGTGTTTCTCAGTGCTGCGCGTGGATTGGCTGGCTCCGCACAGATGAGGCGGGGGATGTAAGGTGATTGGACAAAGTGTTGATGTCGGAGGTGTGAGCACTGTATCCATGCTATAGGAGTCTTCTccgagagggagagggaagggtGGAGGAAAAAGCGAGAAAGGGGGGGTAGGGTAGCCAAAccaaaatgtgtctttattcCCTGATTTACAATGTACAGCCACGCAAGTAAATTAATACACaggaatcatttatttttttaatctccacatttatttacttaatttcaAATGATGAAGCAGAATCTACTGATGTCTCGTCATTGTGGTCGAATCggtttcatatttttccttcttcgttgttgttgttg harbors:
- the LOC133959189 gene encoding protocadherin alpha-C2-like isoform X2 is translated as MAVTARCSYSVKENVPFSLYLFIFVVGGLTNAQIRYSIPEELENGALVGDIVRDLGLDLRKLSTRRIRITTDSGRRYFTINHKTGKLVVSDRIDRETVCEFSGTCSHNLEVVLENPLEVHNVEVEILDVNDNAPQFPRDEYQLEVSESALTGSRFHIEGAQDADDGSNSVKQYRLSPNEHITLDSIKPFSNNKHIELILKKPFDREQIPSHELILTAVDGGTPQRTGTAKINVRVLDANDNVPVFDNSVYKVKLSENSPKGALVIKLNATDTDEGSNGDVFYSFSSYTPERVRQMFSMDTDTGEIRVKNNIDYEETNSYEMYIQAMDKGPAPVAVHCKVVVEVLDVNDNIPEIVLSSLSSPVREDARADTVVALISVNDRDSGPNKQVTLDIMPNLPFKIKSFRNHYTIVTSAFLDRETISSYNVTVNAVDGGIPPLSSQMTFKVHVADVNDNPPRFEQTSYTVYITENNAPDASLCVVKATDTDAAENARITYTVLNDNNHGIPVASYVSIKPDTGKAYALRAFDFEKLREFHFQVKAQDNGMPPLNRVATVYVYVMDQNDHKPKIVYPPANGSRTTETLIKNAEAGALVSKVTAWDGDAGQNAWLLYSLEQTNTDIDLFKVHEHTGEIRTTRRVIEDNSTSFILKVSVHDNGLPPLSSTATIHVYVMELPPKLAPDPKRIIRPNSPLMFSNVTLYLIIALSATTFVFLVTIFVLAIVRCHAYCTQPGSCSPCCISKKSVPEGSTSAGGVASGGRTAGGADGGQQNINAAQRRDLKGEPHYIEVRGNGSLTKTYCYKTCLTATSGSDTFMFYNTGRPHSGTWGSGYVTSHSGQSQICVRRLSMPDAAAIQPKAPNADWRYSASLRAGGVMQSSVHMEESSVMQGAQGVLVQNWPTASSAADAEGGEVSPPMGAGVDSNSWHFRYGPGGPGAPPQHLKPGEVPPEAFIIPGSPAIISIRQNQGGEDDKSDFITFGKKEEAKKKKKKKKEKKDKKDKGKDDDE
- the LOC133959189 gene encoding protocadherin alpha-C2-like isoform X1, encoding MAVTARCSYSVKENVPFSLYLFIFVVGGLTNAQIRYSIPEELENGALVGDIVRDLGLDLRKLSTRRIRITTDSGRRYFTINHKTGKLVVSDRIDRETVCEFSGTCSHNLEVVLENPLEVHNVEVEILDVNDNAPQFPRDEYQLEVSESALTGSRFHIEGAQDADDGSNSVKQYRLSPNEHITLDSIKPFSNNKHIELILKKPFDREQIPSHELILTAVDGGTPQRTGTAKINVRVLDANDNVPVFDNSVYKVKLSENSPKGALVIKLNATDTDEGSNGDVFYSFSSYTPERVRQMFSMDTDTGEIRVKNNIDYEETNSYEMYIQAMDKGPAPVAVHCKVVVEVLDVNDNIPEIVLSSLSSPVREDARADTVVALISVNDRDSGPNKQVTLDIMPNLPFKIKSFRNHYTIVTSAFLDRETISSYNVTVNAVDGGIPPLSSQMTFKVHVADVNDNPPRFEQTSYTVYITENNAPDASLCVVKATDTDAAENARITYTVLNDNNHGIPVASYVSIKPDTGKAYALRAFDFEKLREFHFQVKAQDNGMPPLNRVATVYVYVMDQNDHKPKIVYPPANGSRTTETLIKNAEAGALVSKVTAWDGDAGQNAWLLYSLEQTNTDIDLFKVHEHTGEIRTTRRVIEDNSTSFILKVSVHDNGLPPLSSTATIHVYVMELPPKLAPDPKRIIRPNSPLMFSNVTLYLIIALSATTFVFLVTIFVLAIVRCHAYCTQPGSCSPCCISKKSVPEGSTSAGGVASGGRTAGGADGGQQNINAAQRRDLKGEPHYIEVRGNGSLTKTYCYKTCLTATSGSDTFMFYNTGRPHSGTWGSGYVTSHSGQSQICVRRLSMPDAAAIQPKAPNADWRYSASLRAGGVMQSSVHMEESSVMQGAQGVLVQNWPTASSAAARYVTLHRASAQLDDGLARQDAEGGEVSPPMGAGVDSNSWHFRYGPGGPGAPPQHLKPGEVPPEAFIIPGSPAIISIRQNQGGEDDKSDFITFGKKEEAKKKKKKKKEKKDKKDKGKDDDE